Proteins found in one Columba livia isolate bColLiv1 breed racing homer chromosome 11, bColLiv1.pat.W.v2, whole genome shotgun sequence genomic segment:
- the GOLM2 gene encoding protein GOLM2 isoform X1, translated as MVGFGANRRGGRLPSLVFVALLAVIGVLAFNCWSASSRQALLREELAELQSQAKRTEVARGRLEKRNSDLLGKVDSHRKQLEQKEADYSQLSSQLQARDGQVKRCEDSKMKLQNNISYQMADIHRLKEQLAELRQEFIRQEDQLHEFKKNNTHLARRLEYDSLQCGQQIKEMRLQHEENMKKLMDQVAWEQKATQKSQSSKDPEVGLNSDNKAISKTAPEAEDGNTGKNEQPSDHVVNGKEKLKAGGDAGMPEIEDNDPAKAEDTPTALKKPLISAPRSEGHQPVINLPTEQPHAPNLAPGFHSESDGNTDIVKQIPPNSLQRLNFEENMENQKEQKIETDHIKIPKSRVSDLQKMKQSRFFDENESPVDPQQGSKLADYNGDDGNVGEYEADKQAELAYNEEEDGDGGEEDVQDDEERDLQNDLVDYGKPRFGEGVL; from the exons ATGGTGGGTTTCGGGGCCAACCGCAGGGGCGGCCGGCTGCCCTCACTCGTGTTCGTGGCGCTGCTGGCGGTGATCGGCGTCCTCGCCTTCAACTGCTGGAGCGCCTCGTCCCGCCAGGCCCTGCTGCGGGAGGAGCTGGcggagctgcagagccaggcCAAGCGCACCGAGGTGgcccggggccgcctggagaAGCGCAACTCGGACCTGCTGGGCAAGGTGGACTCGCACAggaagcagctggagcagaaggAGGCGGATTACAGCCAGCTGAGCAGCCAGCTGCAGGCCCGGGACGGCCAGGTGAAGCGCTGCGAGGACAGCAAG atgaAGCTGCAGAACAACATCTCCTATCAAATGGCAGACATACATCGTTTGAAGG AACAACTAGCAGAATTACGTCAGGAGTTCATTCGCCAGGAAGATCAGCTGCATGAGTTCAAGAAGAACAATACTCACCTTGCACGGAGACTGGAATACGATAG TCTGCAGTGCGGGCAGCAGATCAAGGAAATGAGACTGCAAcatgaagaaaacatgaagaaattaATGGACCAGGTTGCGTGGGAACAAAAG GCCACACAAAAAAGTCAGTCCAGTAAAGATCCTGAAGTAGGTCTCAATAGTGATAACAAGGCAATATCTAAGACTGCTCCAGAGGCAGAAGATGGAAACACAGGAAAGAATGAGCAGCCTTCAGATCATGTTGTAAATGGCAAAg AGAAACTCAAAGCAGGAGGAGATGCAGGCATGCCTGAAATAGAAGATAATGACCCTGCTAAAGCTGAAGATACTCCCACTG ctttAAAGAAGCCACTTATTTCAGCTCCTAGAAGTGAAGGTCATCAACCTGTTATAAATCTACCAACCGAACAGCCCCATGCTCCAAATCTGGCACCAG GTTTCCACAGCGAGAGTGATGGAAACACCGATATTGTGAAGCAGATACCTCCAAACTCTCTCCAGCGCttaaattttgaagaaaatatggaaaatcagaaagaacaaaaaattgaGACGGACCATATAAAAATCCCAAAGAGCAGAGTTAGTGACTTGCAGAAGATGAAGCAAA GCCGATTCTTTGATGAGAATGAGTCCCCTGTTGATCCACAGCAGGGTTCTAAACTGGCAGATTATAATGGGGATGATGGGAACGTGGGTGAGTACGAGGCAGACAAGCAGGCTGAGCTGGCTTACAATGAGGAAGAGGATGGTGATGGTGGAGAAGAAGACGTCCAAG ATGACGAAGAACGCGATCTCCAGAATGACCTGGTGGATTACGGCAAGCCGCGCTTTGGGGAGGGGGTTCTCTGA
- the GOLM2 gene encoding protein GOLM2 isoform X2, with the protein MVGFGANRRGGRLPSLVFVALLAVIGVLAFNCWSASSRQALLREELAELQSQAKRTEVARGRLEKRNSDLLGKVDSHRKQLEQKEADYSQLSSQLQARDGQVKRCEDSKMKLQNNISYQMADIHRLKEQLAELRQEFIRQEDQLHEFKKNNTHLARRLEYDSLQCGQQIKEMRLQHEENMKKLMDQVAWEQKATQKSQSSKDPEVGLNSDNKAISKTAPEAEDGNTGKNEQPSDHVVNGKEKLKAGGDAGMPEIEDNDPAKAEDTPTALKKPLISAPRSEGHQPVINLPTEQPHAPNLAPGFHSESDGNTDIVKQIPPNSLQRLNFEENMENQKEQKIETDHIKIPKSRVSDLQKMKQNDEERDLQNDLVDYGKPRFGEGVL; encoded by the exons ATGGTGGGTTTCGGGGCCAACCGCAGGGGCGGCCGGCTGCCCTCACTCGTGTTCGTGGCGCTGCTGGCGGTGATCGGCGTCCTCGCCTTCAACTGCTGGAGCGCCTCGTCCCGCCAGGCCCTGCTGCGGGAGGAGCTGGcggagctgcagagccaggcCAAGCGCACCGAGGTGgcccggggccgcctggagaAGCGCAACTCGGACCTGCTGGGCAAGGTGGACTCGCACAggaagcagctggagcagaaggAGGCGGATTACAGCCAGCTGAGCAGCCAGCTGCAGGCCCGGGACGGCCAGGTGAAGCGCTGCGAGGACAGCAAG atgaAGCTGCAGAACAACATCTCCTATCAAATGGCAGACATACATCGTTTGAAGG AACAACTAGCAGAATTACGTCAGGAGTTCATTCGCCAGGAAGATCAGCTGCATGAGTTCAAGAAGAACAATACTCACCTTGCACGGAGACTGGAATACGATAG TCTGCAGTGCGGGCAGCAGATCAAGGAAATGAGACTGCAAcatgaagaaaacatgaagaaattaATGGACCAGGTTGCGTGGGAACAAAAG GCCACACAAAAAAGTCAGTCCAGTAAAGATCCTGAAGTAGGTCTCAATAGTGATAACAAGGCAATATCTAAGACTGCTCCAGAGGCAGAAGATGGAAACACAGGAAAGAATGAGCAGCCTTCAGATCATGTTGTAAATGGCAAAg AGAAACTCAAAGCAGGAGGAGATGCAGGCATGCCTGAAATAGAAGATAATGACCCTGCTAAAGCTGAAGATACTCCCACTG ctttAAAGAAGCCACTTATTTCAGCTCCTAGAAGTGAAGGTCATCAACCTGTTATAAATCTACCAACCGAACAGCCCCATGCTCCAAATCTGGCACCAG GTTTCCACAGCGAGAGTGATGGAAACACCGATATTGTGAAGCAGATACCTCCAAACTCTCTCCAGCGCttaaattttgaagaaaatatggaaaatcagaaagaacaaaaaattgaGACGGACCATATAAAAATCCCAAAGAGCAGAGTTAGTGACTTGCAGAAGATGAAGCAAA ATGACGAAGAACGCGATCTCCAGAATGACCTGGTGGATTACGGCAAGCCGCGCTTTGGGGAGGGGGTTCTCTGA